In a single window of the Methanofollis ethanolicus genome:
- a CDS encoding TIGR00725 family protein: MIAVIGDANLPENSEKYILAEKLGCCLIDNGFQLITGGLGGVMEAASKGAKNSSHYRSGDTIGIIPGNDPCEANQYVDICIPTGLDIGRNIIVSNADAVIAIGGGAGTLSEMANAWALKRLIIGYRVEGWSGKLADQKIDSRNRYPEISEDRIYGVNTEIEALNVLKLLPRYDRRHKRIIKRGRE; encoded by the coding sequence ATGATTGCAGTGATTGGTGATGCAAATTTGCCGGAAAACTCTGAAAAATATATTCTGGCGGAAAAACTTGGTTGTTGTCTGATCGATAATGGATTTCAATTGATTACCGGTGGACTTGGCGGAGTTATGGAGGCAGCCTCAAAAGGGGCAAAAAATTCCTCCCATTATCGGTCTGGTGATACAATAGGTATTATCCCAGGCAATGATCCGTGTGAAGCAAACCAGTACGTCGATATTTGTATACCTACTGGTCTGGACATTGGCCGGAATATTATAGTTTCAAATGCAGATGCGGTCATTGCAATCGGTGGAGGTGCAGGCACACTTTCTGAGATGGCGAATGCCTGGGCTTTAAAGCGCTTGATTATAGGATATCGTGTTGAAGGATGGAGCGGAAAACTCGCCGACCAGAAAATTGATTCCCGCAATAGGTACCCTGAGATCTCTGAAGATCGGATCTATGGCGTTAACACAGAGATTGAAGCTTTAAATGTGCTTAAATTATTGCCCCGGTATGATAGGAGACATAAAAGAATCATAAAAAGAGGCAGAGAATGA
- a CDS encoding esterase/lipase family protein — translation MISGMGDGSREERKCPVVLVHGWKSHPGVWKRLVPQMESASIPYWVFDYSGMMSNTPLTEIAAAFGDYIALMREETGYAGPVDMVCHSVGGCIARYLLEVMEREERVRQLICIGTPNNGSSLSELFNDPEHGPQILDRLAGVFVPHRYDPADDVIAQEVRPHSRTIAALRGAKGRDDIAYRLILTANLSATPAFFPYFEGKTWTLGPEGEWQTTYAGDGIVPHTDAYLPGAGMDILPIDSARLGEHPELYCHITLPKNPEVMDRVMEYLRDPATRPQGVCSERE, via the coding sequence ATGATTTCCGGGATGGGAGATGGATCAAGAGAGGAAAGAAAATGTCCGGTGGTCCTGGTCCATGGGTGGAAGAGTCATCCTGGCGTCTGGAAACGCCTGGTCCCACAGATGGAGAGTGCATCGATACCATACTGGGTCTTCGACTACAGCGGAATGATGAGCAACACCCCGCTCACCGAGATCGCCGCTGCATTCGGGGACTATATCGCTCTGATGCGGGAGGAGACCGGTTATGCCGGCCCTGTCGATATGGTCTGCCACTCCGTCGGGGGCTGCATTGCCCGCTACCTCCTCGAAGTCATGGAAAGGGAAGAGAGAGTCAGGCAGTTGATCTGCATTGGCACGCCGAACAACGGGTCTTCCCTTTCAGAACTCTTCAACGATCCCGAACATGGCCCGCAGATTCTCGACCGCCTTGCCGGGGTCTTCGTGCCCCACCGCTATGATCCTGCCGACGACGTCATCGCCCAGGAGGTCCGCCCGCACAGCAGGACCATTGCCGCGCTGCGGGGTGCGAAGGGCCGCGACGACATCGCCTACAGGTTGATCCTCACTGCCAACCTCTCTGCCACGCCCGCCTTCTTCCCGTACTTCGAGGGGAAGACCTGGACACTTGGTCCTGAAGGGGAGTGGCAGACGACCTATGCCGGCGACGGCATCGTGCCGCACACCGATGCGTACCTGCCTGGGGCGGGTATGGACATCCTCCCGATAGACTCTGCAAGGCTGGGGGAGCACCCCGAATTGTACTGCCATATCACCCTGCCGAAGAACCCGGAGGTAATGGACAGGGTCATGGAGTACCTCCGCGACCCGGCGACGCGGCCGCAGGGTGTGTGTTCAGAGAGGGAGTGA
- a CDS encoding HEAT repeat domain-containing protein, whose translation MGSTTRALEKESWDWKDEFADLGDDPAASLIEKLADDDIAVRWKAAWALGHLGDSRAVDPLIASLDFAGPMVVGEGTFTLNMAAAWALGKLKDPRAADSLIQGLSSACSDYVWVAAWALGEIGDRRAVGPLQEAKERDEFECVWQGDASWSERVSDPAENVVLTAITERTFHGPETPVERALEKLGEKKDYT comes from the coding sequence ATGGGCAGCACGACCCGAGCACTTGAGAAGGAGTCCTGGGACTGGAAAGACGAGTTCGCCGACCTTGGCGACGACCCGGCGGCGTCCCTGATAGAGAAACTCGCCGACGACGATATCGCCGTGCGGTGGAAGGCCGCGTGGGCCCTCGGCCATCTCGGCGACAGCCGCGCCGTCGACCCTCTCATCGCCTCCCTGGACTTCGCCGGCCCCATGGTCGTGGGAGAAGGGACATTCACCCTGAACATGGCCGCCGCCTGGGCCCTCGGGAAATTGAAAGACCCGCGGGCGGCCGACTCCCTCATCCAGGGCCTCTCCAGCGCCTGCTCAGACTATGTCTGGGTCGCGGCCTGGGCCCTCGGCGAGATCGGGGACAGACGGGCGGTCGGCCCCCTGCAGGAGGCGAAGGAGAGGGACGAGTTCGAGTGCGTCTGGCAGGGCGACGCCTCGTGGAGCGAGAGGGTGTCCGACCCTGCGGAGAATGTCGTCCTCACCGCCATCACGGAGCGGACATTCCACGGCCCGGAGACGCCTGTCGAGAGGGCGCTCGAAAAACTGGGCGAAAAAAAGGATTACACCTGA
- a CDS encoding DUF5518 domain-containing protein produces MAEGENGNFWLGVVVGWVIMVIVDLVVPVVGPLAGGFAAGYIARGGAWNGGKAGALAGILGGVIVAILILIGATAFLGGVGFLAGFFVGTLLVVGVFLYLGILAFIGGAIAGAMRD; encoded by the coding sequence ATGGCAGAGGGAGAAAACGGGAATTTCTGGCTCGGCGTCGTCGTCGGGTGGGTGATCATGGTGATCGTCGACCTCGTCGTCCCGGTGGTCGGGCCCCTCGCAGGCGGGTTTGCCGCGGGGTACATCGCACGGGGGGGAGCGTGGAACGGCGGCAAGGCCGGGGCGCTTGCCGGCATACTTGGTGGGGTCATCGTCGCCATTCTGATCCTGATCGGTGCGACCGCCTTCCTTGGGGGCGTCGGCTTCCTCGCGGGGTTCTTCGTCGGCACCCTGCTCGTCGTCGGCGTCTTCCTGTACCTCGGCATCCTCGCCTTTATCGGCGGGGCCATCGCGGGGGCGATGCGGGACTGA
- a CDS encoding YecA family protein, translating into MSGKIGRNDPCPCGSGKKYKNCCYGRFDDVFSKVPKAEFGLLKSYFRTLRGEDLIATIGGLQLVPENDYHAVRLEAAAQVACSIKRFGDTCIDIEDFCQHLNRYLPTISDIGLKEDPPEHLFTENISYLNGDNNVYPSIYHEENLILENIFITINSCQDEFPDDFNKDVLSRSLAILTISNEIARRLGHRRYMDTPHDWTSKREDISLPTDSEFITYKDAVTFQKKEIEKIIPAINEVIIPFISDIGSEKFQNLDPGSNQLAISPLVNFGSEFVVLNPISLLCALRHNIIQTAIEYHIEYDFAKYYREILWSNSLKYLFLMGYDLLDYLFPPLNETLPVEEGLFRIDSDKIAYVQLICDPVEGYDIKNPKGEWDTKELIEKIRKRDIEVLGSLKKDLSSSTDIFILKIIGHIGRESYLKYQNIEQIRTLLISAENLKIISLSGMCDRLTLWKYVKAASDASDYYHYFSYSFLDIFSFYQEKDTLILESRNFPKVVPIPPGLGKKLRLKVARMYDSHLVPLGEGDQTIYAPVVNAYFDSQIPIYQLEELVSNCFGYEVEGYYQPLWILYYDTVDELAFETFEIVKDFTKTIAYWLSQFTPGLKEYLKPLGTNPIHIFLKCENIENWCHTSKAFLDNNSGDDSFQIQIKGRNIVFFIPQTFLKQIIGSDNSGERVLLNGLLRAISYFIEGELGESSLTSQQIDSIIKNYAPLGIKKQLLLFSNLSNGLLSDGNFPEPRLIQYHDVQEQSLGLMSELKECKFAENLTQSEKIEICKKIVEVYLKRLKSLVKQYRGDEILTILIGLNDSILHMGEEMHFLVPYQIACYPDDSEYPKTVMKKLSRIDQTMLCVRTLIEIIVAEPPYGNKQSNSDDIDKMLAILHNFIDWATAADFYYNQILQSEFQYGEAGRIYIPMQDLEAKYIAFLKEKTKEYVEGSYDGYKEVFDCEKKQDLPRKIVLLEEMDKAVSTEFGFDTTQLSRFFCCLIHSTELFICPEQQGPVYSLNISEFKKRVKQALSWTDQDVNLAIKEFSLKKRRSWEDPPRGYSFEADIAPWKFRRRLSHTRRPLLIGSEPKDDPIIMWGSLQSERSLKYIAELIANGRYDVTFSTPEMKSFIHKILLLKGGEFTSYVEEWFSKNSTWFVKKNIDIPISIEKKSNWDNLGDVDVLGIDEVNGVIYSIECKNINFGRNAREMANEIVRFYHGSEEEDSWIAKHKRRDTWLKENYDIVIRYFSRLSKQYQVKSLVLTSEAIPSAYLHDLDPEIPIISLNQIERDGLGVLQKM; encoded by the coding sequence ATGAGTGGAAAAATAGGCAGAAACGACCCTTGCCCCTGTGGGAGTGGAAAGAAATATAAAAACTGCTGCTATGGTAGATTCGATGATGTATTTTCAAAGGTTCCAAAAGCAGAATTTGGTTTATTAAAATCATATTTTAGAACCCTTAGAGGGGAGGATCTTATTGCCACAATTGGAGGGCTTCAACTTGTTCCTGAAAACGACTATCATGCAGTTAGACTTGAGGCTGCGGCTCAGGTAGCCTGCTCAATAAAAAGGTTTGGAGATACTTGTATTGACATCGAAGACTTTTGTCAGCATCTCAATAGATATCTCCCAACAATTAGCGATATAGGATTAAAGGAAGACCCCCCAGAACACCTTTTCACAGAAAATATCTCCTATTTAAATGGTGATAATAATGTTTATCCAAGCATCTATCACGAAGAAAACTTAATTCTTGAAAATATTTTCATTACTATTAATTCCTGTCAAGATGAATTCCCAGATGATTTCAATAAGGATGTATTGTCTAGGTCTTTAGCAATTTTGACTATAAGTAATGAAATAGCAAGAAGATTGGGCCATCGCCGATACATGGACACCCCTCATGATTGGACAAGCAAACGAGAGGATATCAGCCTTCCAACGGATAGTGAATTCATTACTTATAAAGACGCAGTAACTTTCCAAAAGAAGGAAATTGAAAAAATAATTCCCGCAATCAACGAGGTGATAATTCCATTCATCTCAGATATTGGAAGTGAAAAATTTCAAAATCTTGATCCTGGTAGTAATCAGTTAGCGATTTCACCGCTAGTTAACTTCGGCAGCGAGTTTGTTGTGTTAAATCCGATCTCCTTACTTTGTGCATTAAGGCACAACATAATTCAAACCGCAATAGAATATCATATCGAGTACGATTTTGCTAAATATTATCGTGAGATATTATGGTCAAATTCGCTTAAATATCTCTTTTTAATGGGCTATGATCTGTTGGACTATCTTTTCCCGCCACTCAACGAAACTCTACCCGTTGAGGAGGGATTATTTCGTATAGATTCAGATAAAATTGCTTATGTCCAATTAATTTGTGATCCTGTTGAAGGGTACGACATCAAAAATCCAAAGGGTGAATGGGATACAAAGGAATTAATTGAGAAGATCCGAAAGAGAGACATAGAAGTTCTTGGTAGTTTGAAGAAGGATCTAAGCAGTTCTACTGACATTTTTATTTTGAAGATTATCGGCCATATTGGGCGTGAATCCTATCTCAAGTATCAAAACATCGAACAAATACGTACACTACTGATCTCGGCTGAAAATTTAAAAATAATCAGTTTGTCTGGAATGTGTGATCGGCTCACGCTATGGAAATATGTTAAAGCCGCTTCAGATGCCTCTGATTACTATCATTATTTTTCATACTCTTTTCTTGATATATTTTCATTTTACCAAGAAAAAGACACACTAATCCTAGAATCTCGAAATTTTCCAAAAGTTGTACCAATACCTCCTGGTTTGGGAAAAAAACTTAGGCTAAAAGTAGCGCGTATGTACGATTCGCATCTTGTCCCTCTGGGAGAGGGGGATCAGACCATTTATGCTCCTGTGGTGAACGCTTATTTTGATTCACAAATTCCAATATATCAACTGGAAGAACTGGTTTCAAATTGTTTTGGGTATGAGGTTGAAGGTTACTATCAGCCACTTTGGATATTGTATTACGACACTGTTGACGAACTTGCATTTGAGACATTTGAAATTGTTAAGGATTTTACAAAAACAATTGCATATTGGCTCTCACAGTTCACCCCTGGATTAAAAGAATATCTTAAGCCTCTCGGAACCAATCCTATTCATATCTTTTTGAAGTGTGAGAATATTGAGAATTGGTGTCATACTAGTAAGGCATTCTTAGACAATAATAGTGGAGATGATTCTTTTCAAATCCAAATAAAAGGAAGAAATATCGTATTCTTCATTCCCCAAACCTTTTTAAAGCAAATAATAGGCTCGGACAATTCTGGCGAGCGTGTACTATTAAACGGGCTATTAAGGGCAATCTCCTACTTTATTGAAGGAGAATTGGGTGAGAGTTCTCTCACTAGCCAACAGATAGACAGTATAATTAAGAACTACGCGCCACTCGGAATTAAAAAGCAATTGCTTCTATTTTCTAATTTGAGCAATGGCCTTCTAAGTGACGGTAATTTCCCAGAACCGAGATTAATTCAGTATCATGATGTGCAAGAGCAATCGCTTGGTCTTATGAGTGAACTAAAAGAATGTAAATTCGCCGAAAATCTCACCCAATCTGAGAAAATTGAGATCTGTAAAAAAATTGTTGAAGTATATCTTAAGAGACTAAAATCGTTGGTTAAACAATACCGGGGGGATGAAATTCTAACAATTCTTATAGGGCTAAACGATTCAATTTTGCATATGGGGGAAGAAATGCATTTTTTGGTACCATATCAAATTGCTTGCTATCCCGACGATTCTGAATATCCAAAGACTGTGATGAAAAAACTCTCAAGAATCGACCAAACAATGTTATGTGTAAGGACTTTAATTGAAATAATAGTTGCTGAACCCCCATACGGGAATAAACAGTCAAATTCTGATGATATTGACAAAATGCTAGCAATTCTTCATAACTTCATAGATTGGGCTACAGCTGCTGATTTTTATTACAATCAAATTCTTCAGTCAGAATTTCAATACGGTGAAGCAGGCAGAATTTATATTCCAATGCAAGACTTAGAAGCCAAATATATAGCATTTCTCAAGGAGAAAACAAAAGAATACGTAGAGGGATCCTATGATGGTTATAAAGAAGTATTCGATTGCGAGAAAAAACAGGATCTTCCAAGGAAAATAGTATTACTTGAGGAGATGGACAAAGCTGTTTCAACCGAATTCGGATTTGATACAACTCAATTAAGTAGGTTCTTTTGTTGCTTAATTCATAGTACAGAATTATTTATTTGCCCAGAACAGCAAGGTCCTGTATATTCTCTTAATATAAGCGAATTCAAAAAACGTGTCAAACAGGCATTAAGCTGGACTGATCAAGATGTTAACCTAGCAATAAAAGAATTTTCACTTAAAAAACGAAGATCATGGGAAGACCCACCTAGAGGATACAGTTTTGAGGCAGATATTGCTCCTTGGAAGTTTCGCCGAAGGTTATCCCATACAAGGAGGCCGCTACTTATTGGTTCAGAACCCAAAGACGACCCCATCATAATGTGGGGGTCGTTACAGTCTGAAAGATCCCTCAAATATATTGCGGAATTGATTGCTAATGGAAGGTATGATGTAACATTTTCCACGCCAGAAATGAAATCTTTTATTCATAAAATTCTCCTCTTGAAGGGGGGTGAATTTACTAGTTACGTTGAAGAGTGGTTCAGTAAAAATTCAACGTGGTTTGTCAAGAAAAATATTGACATACCTATATCCATTGAGAAAAAATCGAATTGGGACAATTTAGGAGATGTTGACGTTCTCGGAATTGATGAAGTAAATGGTGTGATCTATTCAATAGAATGTAAAAATATCAATTTCGGGAGAAATGCCCGGGAAATGGCAAATGAAATTGTCAGATTTTACCACGGATCTGAAGAAGAGGATTCTTGGATAGCGAAGCATAAAAGGCGGGATACATGGCTCAAAGAAAACTACGATATAGTAATAAGATATTTTTCACGCCTATCAAAACAGTATCAAGTAAAATCACTGGTATTAACATCAGAGGCAATTCCCTCAGCCTATCTCCATGACTTGGATCCTGAAATTCCGATTATCTCCCTCAATCAAATTGAACGGGATGGTCTTGGGGTGTTGCAAAAAATGTAA
- the cas1 gene encoding CRISPR-associated endonuclease Cas1: MRCDQGEGARRAVPISRFRTRPSGAGDQVNCMLNYGYALLEAECLWVINSMGLDAHVGFLHEMQPGKNSLAYDMQELFRFLVDLAVINLVERDVMDTKDFVRTENYALRLRPTGARKVTEEVNAWFNKTVEYQGKELMWSYVMLLKCRELAHYLTGKKRSLDFMKPEYQVDRVDTVDIRKKILSISYSDWKKLGFSKGALHYMKQNAQADKPFSLNQHVVERLMQWDQLKKTLPSSY, translated from the coding sequence GTGCGATGCGATCAGGGCGAGGGAGCACGGCGAGCCGTCCCTATTTCGCGTTTCAGGACACGGCCTTCGGGAGCGGGGGATCAGGTCAACTGTATGCTGAACTATGGGTATGCGCTTCTCGAAGCCGAGTGCCTGTGGGTCATCAACAGCATGGGGCTTGATGCGCATGTGGGCTTCCTCCATGAGATGCAGCCGGGCAAGAACAGTCTGGCCTACGACATGCAGGAGTTGTTCCGGTTCCTGGTGGATCTGGCGGTGATCAACCTCGTTGAGAGGGATGTGATGGACACGAAGGACTTCGTGAGGACGGAGAATTATGCGCTCCGGCTGCGGCCCACCGGAGCGCGGAAGGTGACGGAGGAGGTCAACGCGTGGTTCAACAAGACGGTTGAGTATCAGGGCAAGGAGTTGATGTGGAGTTATGTGATGCTGTTGAAATGTCGGGAGCTGGCGCACTATCTGACAGGCAAGAAGCGCAGTCTTGATTTCATGAAGCCGGAGTATCAGGTTGACAGGGTTGATACGGTTGATATACGCAAGAAGATCCTTAGCATCTCCTACAGTGACTGGAAAAAACTCGGTTTCTCAAAGGGAGCATTGCATTACATGAAGCAGAACGCGCAGGCTGATAAGCCGTTTTCCCTCAATCAACATGTTGTTGAGCGTTTGATGCAGTGGGATCAACTCAAAAAGACGCTTCCATCCTCATATTGA
- a CDS encoding zinc ribbon-containing protein, protein MPYTSGDRPGKGRYLCLGCGKVLTLDHTTETLPPCRICKGDEYQKE, encoded by the coding sequence ATGCCATACACATCCGGCGACAGACCCGGCAAAGGAAGATACCTCTGCCTCGGGTGCGGAAAGGTCCTCACCCTCGACCACACCACCGAAACCCTCCCGCCGTGCCGCATCTGCAAAGGTGACGAGTACCAGAAGGAATGA
- a CDS encoding DUF2254 domain-containing protein, which produces MSNAKIRRARIRYTRDRIRVNFWFTPLLMSAGAIILAGILLWVDARIPYDFTAISRLVLKGGVSETRMFLINLGTTILLTAGVVFTLLTLPLSTMASQYGSRLIRLFMGDRTTQFVLGMFVSTVVYCWAVAESLPLEEEGWQIPQLTLTAAVLLLLVSFASLILLAQHLSTMIQAPTIVGKAGTELQDAICSLAQEEPWSGPDGGSPDLMAEAGGHPVRAMKAGYIRFIDHDHLLAVANGKDAVIELRIKTGHFVGRGVVLALVRRAGKVDTGLDREVQHAIHIGDQRSPAQDVVYAVTLLTETALRAMSDNDSYTAMMCLDYLGEGLALYLRQGEPTSRYHDRYGRLRLVTEPVTFGELVSESFDTLRHAGRDSAPVLRHMLDVIAAVGTEVTSPGPCQTLRRQVSLIRDEVRTSSLIDEDRRSICRNADLVEAALPCAG; this is translated from the coding sequence ATGAGCAACGCGAAGATACGGCGGGCCCGGATCCGGTACACCCGGGATCGGATACGGGTGAATTTCTGGTTCACTCCCCTGCTGATGTCGGCAGGCGCGATCATCCTCGCCGGGATCCTGCTCTGGGTGGACGCCCGTATCCCCTATGACTTTACTGCGATCAGCCGTCTCGTCCTGAAGGGCGGCGTTTCCGAGACACGCATGTTCCTGATCAACCTGGGCACGACCATTCTCCTCACCGCAGGCGTGGTCTTCACCCTGCTCACTCTGCCGCTCTCCACGATGGCGTCCCAGTACGGCTCCCGATTGATCCGGCTTTTCATGGGCGATCGCACGACGCAGTTCGTCCTGGGCATGTTCGTGAGCACGGTCGTCTACTGCTGGGCCGTCGCCGAGTCTCTTCCTCTGGAGGAGGAAGGCTGGCAGATCCCGCAGCTCACCCTGACCGCAGCGGTGCTCCTGCTGCTCGTATCCTTCGCCTCATTGATCCTGCTCGCCCAGCATCTCAGCACCATGATCCAGGCTCCCACGATCGTGGGGAAGGCAGGAACGGAGCTGCAGGACGCGATCTGCTCCCTGGCTCAGGAAGAGCCGTGGAGCGGGCCGGACGGGGGATCGCCGGATCTCATGGCGGAGGCCGGCGGCCACCCGGTACGGGCGATGAAGGCAGGCTATATCCGGTTCATCGATCACGACCACCTTCTGGCGGTTGCGAACGGGAAGGACGCCGTCATCGAACTGCGGATAAAGACCGGCCACTTCGTCGGGCGCGGGGTCGTCCTTGCCCTCGTCCGGCGAGCCGGAAAGGTGGACACGGGGCTCGATAGAGAGGTGCAGCACGCTATCCACATCGGAGACCAGCGTTCGCCCGCGCAGGACGTCGTCTATGCCGTCACCCTGCTCACGGAGACTGCGCTGCGGGCGATGTCGGACAACGATTCCTACACGGCGATGATGTGTCTGGATTATCTCGGCGAAGGCCTGGCACTGTACCTCAGGCAGGGCGAACCGACCTCCCGCTATCATGACCGTTACGGCCGTCTCCGCCTCGTGACCGAGCCCGTGACCTTTGGCGAACTCGTCAGCGAGTCCTTCGACACCCTCCGGCATGCAGGGCGGGACAGCGCCCCGGTTCTCCGTCACATGCTCGACGTGATTGCGGCTGTCGGCACGGAGGTCACCTCCCCCGGCCCCTGCCAGACCCTACGCCGCCAGGTCTCACTCATCCGGGATGAGGTTCGGACGAGCAGCCTGATCGACGAGGACCGGCGCTCGATCTGCCGGAACGCTGACCTCGTGGAGGCGGCACTGCCATGTGCGGGGTGA
- a CDS encoding mechanosensitive ion channel family protein → MNVTPDSITGVGAQLAEAFIILFVTGVAVVAARVIMRRWFWPALRKPRLAPSRQMLSLIERFVYLFIIIFGLHQVFRVVAPDLLFFESIFFLLYWVLGMYFAVRLISATADWYLGTLAPGFEGTTHEKVVPPIKYILYIIIFALAFIILMDFFGITGTALTTSLAALGVTTLVVGLAAENIINDVITGLVIRVDQPFRPGDRIEIQELNTWGDVQEVGWRSTRILTRDKRMVTIPNSLIGKNLVTNYSIPNTFFRVETDVAVAYGADIESVRQMIREAVEEQDWVVRDRPIQVLLWEFRETGVLIRARCWIEDYVDTRIVVDQLNTAIYRRIFERGVISGPASDIVLHTPEGEEKRINE, encoded by the coding sequence ATGAACGTGACTCCAGACTCTATCACAGGTGTCGGTGCCCAGCTGGCAGAAGCCTTTATCATTCTTTTCGTGACCGGCGTCGCCGTCGTCGCCGCCCGGGTCATTATGCGTCGGTGGTTCTGGCCGGCGCTCCGAAAACCGCGTCTGGCACCGAGCCGGCAGATGCTCTCGCTTATCGAACGGTTCGTCTATCTGTTCATCATTATCTTCGGCCTGCACCAGGTCTTCCGGGTCGTCGCACCGGATCTTCTCTTCTTCGAATCTATCTTCTTCCTCCTCTACTGGGTCCTGGGAATGTACTTTGCGGTACGCCTCATCTCTGCCACTGCCGATTGGTACCTGGGCACACTCGCTCCCGGGTTCGAGGGAACGACCCACGAGAAAGTCGTGCCTCCCATAAAATACATCCTGTATATCATCATCTTCGCACTGGCCTTCATCATCCTCATGGACTTCTTCGGGATCACCGGGACAGCCCTCACGACGAGCCTCGCCGCACTCGGCGTGACGACGCTGGTCGTGGGACTTGCCGCCGAGAACATCATCAACGACGTCATCACCGGACTCGTGATCAGAGTCGACCAGCCCTTCCGGCCGGGCGACCGTATCGAGATCCAGGAACTGAACACCTGGGGCGATGTCCAGGAGGTCGGCTGGCGGTCAACGCGAATCCTCACCCGGGATAAACGTATGGTCACGATCCCCAACTCTCTCATCGGCAAGAACCTCGTCACGAACTACTCTATCCCCAACACGTTCTTTCGGGTCGAAACGGACGTGGCCGTGGCATATGGTGCGGATATCGAATCCGTCCGGCAGATGATACGGGAGGCCGTGGAGGAGCAGGACTGGGTGGTGAGGGATAGGCCGATTCAGGTGCTGCTATGGGAGTTCCGGGAGACCGGGGTGCTGATCCGGGCCAGGTGCTGGATAGAGGACTACGTCGATACCCGGATCGTGGTGGACCAGTTAAACACGGCGATCTACAGGCGGATATTCGAGAGAGGCGTCATCTCAGGGCCGGCATCGGATATCGTCCTCCATACGCCGGAGGGCGAAGAGAAGAGAATAAACGAGTGA